Proteins encoded by one window of Streptomyces sp. NBC_01571:
- a CDS encoding DEAD/DEAH box helicase has protein sequence MSVSSTDHVVVPENNEGDNIEGVEAAVEASVETIEAVEAAPEITFATLGLPEGVVRKLAQNGVTSPFPIQAATIPDALAGKDILGRGRTGSGKTLSFGLPTLAQLAGGHTEKKKPRAVILTPTRELAMQVADALQPYGDVLGLKMKVVCGGTSMGNQIYALERGVDVLVATPGRLRDIINRGACSLENTQIAVLDEADQMSDLGFLPEVTELLDQIPAGGQRMLFSATMENEISTLVKRYLTNPVTHEVDSAQGNVTTMSHHILIVKPKDKAPVTAAIASRKGRTIIFVRTQLGADRIAEQLRDAGVKADALHGGMTQGARTRTLADFKDGYVNALVATDVAARGIHVDGIDLVLNVDPAGDHKDYLHRSGRTARAGRSGTVVSLSLPHQRRQIFRLMEDAGVDAARHIINSGTAFEPEVAEITGARSMTEVQAQSAGDAAQQAEREVTQLTKELERAQRRAAELRGEADRLVARAARERGEDPETAVAAAAEAVIEQAAAEAPAEVPAAVSEQPAERPSYEQSRPRRDERGNYERRDNDRGGFRRDNDRGGFNRDDRGARRDDRRDGDRGGFRRDNDRRDDRGGRSFERRDDNRGGGFNRDDRGGRSFERRDDNRGGFRRDDNRGGGFNRDDRGGRSPERRDNDRGGFRRDDRRDGDRGGFRRDNDRGTGRSFERRDDRGGHRGSDRPFNRDRQGDRPSGGGFRSGSHERPYGRRDDHRGTGTGTGPGTGGGSFRRDEKPRWKRNG, from the coding sequence ATGTCTGTTTCCAGTACTGATCACGTCGTCGTGCCCGAGAACAACGAGGGCGACAACATCGAGGGCGTCGAGGCCGCTGTAGAGGCCTCCGTCGAGACCATCGAGGCCGTCGAGGCCGCCCCCGAGATCACCTTCGCGACCCTCGGTCTTCCCGAGGGCGTCGTCCGCAAGCTCGCTCAGAACGGCGTGACCAGCCCGTTCCCGATCCAGGCCGCGACCATCCCGGACGCCCTGGCCGGCAAGGACATCCTGGGCCGCGGCCGCACCGGCTCCGGCAAGACCCTCTCCTTCGGTCTGCCGACCCTGGCGCAGCTCGCCGGCGGTCACACCGAGAAGAAGAAGCCGCGCGCCGTCATCCTCACGCCGACCCGTGAGCTGGCCATGCAGGTCGCCGACGCGCTGCAGCCCTACGGCGACGTCCTCGGCCTGAAGATGAAGGTCGTCTGCGGCGGTACGTCGATGGGCAACCAGATCTACGCCCTGGAGCGCGGCGTCGACGTCCTCGTCGCCACCCCGGGCCGCCTGCGCGACATCATCAACCGCGGCGCCTGCTCGCTGGAGAACACCCAGATCGCCGTCCTCGACGAGGCCGACCAGATGTCGGACCTGGGCTTCCTGCCCGAGGTCACCGAGCTGCTCGACCAGATCCCGGCCGGCGGCCAGCGCATGCTGTTCTCCGCCACGATGGAGAACGAGATCTCCACGCTGGTCAAGCGCTACCTGACCAACCCGGTCACGCACGAGGTCGACAGCGCCCAGGGCAACGTCACGACCATGTCGCACCACATCCTCATCGTGAAGCCCAAGGACAAGGCGCCGGTCACCGCCGCGATCGCCTCCCGCAAGGGCCGCACGATCATCTTCGTCCGCACCCAGCTGGGCGCCGACCGCATCGCCGAGCAGCTGCGCGACGCCGGTGTGAAGGCCGACGCCCTGCACGGCGGCATGACGCAGGGCGCCCGCACCCGGACGCTGGCCGACTTCAAGGACGGTTACGTCAACGCGCTCGTCGCGACCGACGTCGCCGCCCGCGGTATCCACGTGGACGGCATCGACCTGGTCCTGAACGTGGACCCGGCCGGTGACCACAAGGACTACCTGCACCGCTCCGGCCGTACCGCTCGCGCGGGCCGCTCCGGCACCGTCGTGTCGCTGTCGCTGCCGCACCAGCGCCGCCAGATCTTCCGGCTGATGGAGGACGCGGGCGTCGACGCCGCGCGTCACATCATCAACTCCGGTACGGCCTTCGAGCCCGAGGTCGCCGAGATCACCGGCGCCCGCTCGATGACCGAGGTCCAGGCGCAGTCCGCGGGCGACGCCGCCCAGCAGGCCGAGCGCGAGGTCACGCAGCTCACCAAGGAGCTGGAGCGCGCGCAGCGTCGCGCCGCCGAGCTGCGCGGTGAGGCCGACCGTCTGGTCGCCCGTGCCGCGCGTGAGCGGGGCGAGGACCCGGAGACCGCGGTCGCCGCGGCCGCGGAGGCCGTGATCGAGCAGGCCGCGGCCGAGGCTCCCGCCGAGGTGCCCGCCGCCGTGTCCGAGCAGCCCGCGGAGCGGCCGTCCTACGAGCAGTCGCGTCCGCGCCGTGACGAGCGGGGCAACTACGAGCGTCGTGACAACGACCGTGGTGGCTTCCGCCGCGACAACGACCGTGGCGGCTTCAACCGCGACGACCGTGGTGCCCGTCGTGACGACCGCCGTGACGGTGACCGTGGTGGCTTCCGCCGCGACAACGACCGTCGGGACGACCGTGGCGGCCGCTCCTTCGAGCGTCGTGACGACAACCGTGGCGGCGGCTTCAACCGCGACGACCGTGGCGGCCGTTCTTTCGAGCGTCGTGACGACAACCGTGGTGGGTTCCGCCGGGACGACAACCGTGGCGGTGGCTTCAACCGTGACGACCGTGGCGGCCGTTCTCCCGAGCGTCGTGACAACGACCGTGGCGGCTTCCGCCGTGACGACCGCCGTGACGGTGACCGTGGTGGCTTCCGCCGCGACAACGACCGTGGCACCGGCCGTTCCTTCGAGCGCCGTGACGACCGTGGCGGCCACCGTGGCAGCGACCGTCCCTTCAACCGTGACCGTCAGGGCGACCGCCCGTCGGGCGGCGGCTTCCGCTCCGGCAGCCACGAGCGTCCCTACGGCCGCCGCGACGACCACCGCGGCACCGGCACCGGCACCGGCCCCGGCACCGGCGGCGGTTCCTTCCGCCGCGACGAGAAGCCGCGCTGGAAGCGCAACGGCTGA
- a CDS encoding metallopeptidase family protein, translating to MLEMTREEFEELVAESLDRIPPELTRLMDNVAVFVEDEPDPSDPGLLGLYEGTPLTDRGEWYAGVLPDRITIYRGPTLRMCATREDVIAETEVTVVHEIAHHFGIDDDRLHALGYG from the coding sequence GTGCTGGAGATGACGCGCGAGGAGTTCGAGGAACTGGTCGCCGAGTCGCTGGACCGGATTCCGCCGGAGCTGACACGGCTGATGGACAACGTGGCGGTGTTCGTCGAGGACGAGCCCGACCCGTCCGACCCGGGGCTGCTCGGGCTCTACGAAGGGACTCCGCTGACCGATCGCGGTGAGTGGTACGCGGGGGTGCTGCCGGACCGGATCACGATCTACCGGGGGCCGACCCTGCGGATGTGCGCGACCCGGGAGGACGTGATCGCGGAGACCGAGGTGACCGTGGTGCACGAGATCGCTCACCACTTCGGGATCGACGACGACCGGTTGCACGCGCTCGGATACGGGTGA
- a CDS encoding metallophosphoesterase has translation MARVPAAVTVPATALARRCRTLGSRVRRTPRARPVAQELVQQPSPYARALGLMAVVLLGAWLGLLIVGNVRAPVGPMNTTMTLRPSVTGGTKINVSPLGALELDSHVAPVRLDVNVDQLDPVRAQALVDHPERLSGLQDEVAHDVEHGTLDLAVRSCVAVVSGATALGLAVYRRPRRALAAGGLALTLLAASGATAFATWNPDSVLEPKFSGLLSSAPSLVGNARSIVSEFDVYQKELARLVTNVTKLYDVTSTLPTYEPDPSTIRVLHVSDIHLNPASWKIIASLVKQYDINVIVDSGDTMDHGTAAENGFLDPIADLGAPYVWVRGNHDSRLTQRYLEHLKNTHVLDDGRALTVAGLRFAGIGDPQFTPDRSVAPGGGAAEELAGARLASSLRDQRAAGTPVDIAIAHEPSAARLTDGEVPLVLAGHLHHEQTEVMKYGTRLRVEGSTGGSGLRAIEGTYPDPIEASVLYVDRDTHRLQAWDEIKLGGLGLTTAEVSRHLPKENHPGAPRSPSPTSPAATPATPSSSSSDSAP, from the coding sequence ATGGCCCGCGTCCCCGCTGCCGTAACCGTCCCCGCGACCGCCCTGGCCCGTCGCTGCCGCACCCTCGGCAGCCGCGTCCGCCGCACCCCTCGCGCCCGTCCCGTGGCCCAGGAACTCGTCCAGCAACCGTCCCCGTACGCCAGGGCGCTCGGCCTGATGGCCGTCGTCCTGCTCGGCGCCTGGCTGGGCCTGCTCATCGTGGGAAACGTGCGCGCCCCGGTCGGCCCGATGAACACCACGATGACCCTGCGCCCGTCGGTGACCGGCGGCACGAAGATAAACGTCTCCCCGCTGGGCGCCCTCGAACTCGACAGTCATGTCGCCCCCGTCCGGCTCGACGTCAACGTCGACCAGCTCGACCCGGTCCGCGCACAGGCCCTGGTCGACCACCCGGAGCGCCTCTCGGGCCTCCAGGACGAGGTCGCGCACGACGTCGAGCACGGCACGCTCGACCTGGCCGTACGGTCCTGCGTCGCGGTCGTCTCCGGGGCCACGGCACTCGGCCTCGCGGTCTACCGCCGGCCGCGCCGCGCCCTGGCCGCCGGCGGTCTGGCCCTCACCCTCCTCGCCGCCTCCGGCGCGACGGCCTTCGCCACCTGGAACCCGGACTCCGTCCTGGAACCGAAGTTCTCGGGCCTTCTCTCCTCCGCCCCGTCCCTCGTCGGCAACGCCCGCAGCATCGTCAGCGAATTCGACGTCTACCAGAAGGAACTGGCGCGCCTGGTGACGAACGTGACGAAGCTGTACGACGTCACCTCCACGCTCCCGACCTACGAACCGGACCCCAGCACGATCCGGGTCCTGCACGTGTCCGACATCCATCTCAACCCGGCGAGCTGGAAGATCATCGCGTCGCTGGTGAAGCAGTACGACATCAACGTGATCGTCGACTCCGGCGACACCATGGACCACGGCACCGCGGCCGAGAACGGCTTCCTGGACCCGATCGCGGACCTGGGCGCGCCGTACGTCTGGGTCAGGGGCAACCACGACAGCCGTCTCACCCAGCGGTATCTGGAACACCTGAAGAACACGCACGTCCTGGACGACGGCCGCGCGCTCACGGTCGCGGGCCTGCGCTTCGCGGGCATCGGCGACCCCCAGTTCACACCCGACCGCTCGGTCGCACCCGGCGGCGGCGCGGCGGAGGAGCTGGCCGGCGCCCGCCTCGCCTCCTCCCTGCGCGACCAGCGCGCCGCGGGCACACCCGTCGACATCGCCATCGCCCACGAACCCTCGGCGGCCCGGCTGACGGACGGCGAGGTGCCCCTGGTCCTGGCCGGCCACCTGCACCACGAACAGACGGAGGTCATGAAGTACGGAACCCGCCTGCGCGTCGAGGGCTCGACGGGCGGCAGCGGCCTGCGCGCGATCGAGGGCACCTACCCGGACCCCATCGAGGCCTCGGTCCTCTACGTCGACCGGGACACCCACCGCCTCCAGGCCTGGGACGAGATCAAACTGGGCGGCCTCGGACTCACGACGGCGGAGGTCAGCCGCCACCTCCCGAAGGAGAACCACCCCGGCGCCCCCCGATCCCCCTCTCCCACCTCACCCGCCGCCACCCCCGCCACTCCTTCCTCCAGCTCCTCCGACAGCGCCCCGTAA
- the hrpA gene encoding ATP-dependent RNA helicase HrpA: MSTHPAPALGDLAPRLAELSLRDAHRLGRRLEGARRIRKPEARTAVLAEIEAEVTKAEARMAERRARVPAVTYPEQLPVSQKKSDIADAIRDHQVVIVAGETGSGKTTQIPKICLELGRGVRGMIGHTQPRRIAARTVAERVADELDTPLGEAVGWKVRFTDQVNPDGTFVKLMTDGILLAEIQTDRELRAYDTIIIDEAHERSLNIDFLLGYLAQLLPKRPDLKVVITSATIDPERFSRHFGDAPIVEVSGRTYPVEVRYRPLLEEEGDDADRDQITAITDAVEELQAEGKGDILVFLSGEREIRDTADALTKKNYRFTEVLPLYARLSHAEQHRVFQPHTGRRIVLATNVAETSLTVPGIKYVIDPGTARISRYSHRTKVQRLPIEPVSQASANQRKGRCGRTSDGICIRLYSEDDFVSRPEFTDAEILRTNLASVILQMTAAGLGDIEKFPFIDPPDHRNIRDGVQLLQELNALDPTEKDVRKRLTETGRKLAQLPVDPRLARMVLEADKNGCAREVMVIAAALSIQDPRERPSDKQTQADQQHARFRDETSDFLAFLNLWRYVREQQKERGSSAFRRMCKQEFLNFLRIREWQDIYTQLRTVAKQMGIHLNEEDAADQSVHVSLLAGLLSHVGMKDVKETGGESGRATGKNEYLGARNAKFAIFPGSALFKKPPRFVMSAELVETSRLWARVNAKIEPEWVEPLAGHLLKRTYSEPHWEKDQAAVMAYEKVTLYGVPIVAQRKVNYGRIDPETSRELFIRNALVEGDWRTHHKFFADNRRLLTEVEELEHRARRRDILVDDETLFDFYDQRVPEHVVSGAHFDSWWKHKRHDEPELLDFERSMLINEKAGAVTKDDYPDSWRQGRLKFRVTYQFEPGADADGVTVHIPLQVLNQVTDEGFDWQIPGLREDVVTELIRSLPKPIRRNYVPAPNVARAFLDRAVPLQEPLATTMARELKRMVGVTLTADDFDWSRVPDHLKITFRIVDERRRKLAEDKDLQALQLQLKPKARKAISQAAAATAEREGGESLERTGLTDWTIGSLARVFETRRAGQPVKAYPALVDDGDTVSVRLFDTEAEQAQAMWKGTRRLILRNIPVNPGKFASDKLTNAQKLALSANPHGTVQALFDDCATAAADKLIGDFGGPAWDEESYRKLYDRVRAEIVDTTVRTVGQVQQVLAAWQACERRLKDVRSPVLLANLADVRGQLDALVKPGFVTATGLRRLADLMRYLVAADRRLQQMPTSVQRDTTRMEKVHEMQDEYAWLLEQMPQGRPVPQQVLDIRWMIEELRVSYFAHALGTAYPVSDKRIVKAIDAAAP; this comes from the coding sequence ATGTCTACGCATCCTGCCCCCGCCCTCGGCGATCTCGCCCCCCGCCTGGCCGAGCTGTCCCTGCGCGACGCGCACCGGCTCGGCCGCAGGCTCGAGGGCGCGCGCCGGATCCGCAAGCCCGAGGCCCGGACCGCCGTGCTCGCCGAGATCGAGGCGGAGGTCACCAAGGCCGAGGCCCGCATGGCCGAGCGCCGCGCCCGCGTGCCCGCCGTCACCTACCCCGAGCAGCTCCCCGTCAGCCAGAAGAAATCGGACATCGCCGACGCCATACGCGACCACCAGGTCGTGATCGTCGCCGGTGAGACCGGCTCCGGCAAGACCACCCAGATCCCCAAGATCTGCCTCGAACTCGGCCGCGGCGTCCGCGGCATGATCGGCCACACCCAGCCCCGCCGCATCGCCGCCCGCACCGTGGCAGAGCGCGTCGCCGACGAGCTGGACACCCCGCTGGGCGAGGCCGTCGGCTGGAAGGTCCGCTTCACCGACCAGGTCAACCCGGACGGCACCTTCGTCAAGCTCATGACGGACGGCATCCTGCTCGCCGAGATCCAGACCGACCGCGAGCTGCGCGCCTACGACACGATCATCATCGACGAGGCCCACGAACGCTCCCTCAACATCGACTTCCTGTTGGGCTACCTCGCGCAACTGCTCCCCAAGCGCCCGGACCTCAAGGTCGTCATCACCTCCGCGACCATCGACCCCGAACGCTTCTCCCGGCACTTCGGCGACGCCCCGATCGTCGAGGTCAGCGGCCGCACCTACCCCGTGGAGGTCCGCTACCGCCCGCTCCTGGAGGAGGAAGGCGACGACGCGGACCGCGACCAGATCACCGCGATCACCGACGCCGTGGAGGAGCTGCAGGCCGAGGGCAAGGGCGACATCCTCGTCTTCCTCTCCGGTGAGCGCGAGATCCGCGACACGGCGGACGCGCTCACGAAGAAGAACTACCGCTTCACCGAGGTCCTCCCCCTCTACGCCCGCCTCTCGCACGCCGAGCAGCACCGCGTCTTCCAGCCTCACACCGGCCGCAGGATCGTGCTGGCGACGAACGTCGCGGAGACCTCGCTCACCGTCCCGGGCATCAAGTACGTCATCGACCCGGGCACCGCCCGCATCTCCCGCTACAGCCACCGCACGAAGGTCCAGCGTCTCCCGATCGAACCCGTCTCGCAGGCCAGCGCCAACCAGCGCAAGGGCCGCTGCGGCCGTACGTCCGACGGCATCTGCATCCGTCTGTACTCCGAGGACGACTTCGTCTCCCGCCCGGAGTTCACGGACGCGGAGATCCTCCGTACGAACCTGGCGAGCGTCATCCTCCAGATGACCGCGGCCGGCCTCGGCGACATCGAGAAGTTCCCCTTCATCGACCCGCCGGACCACCGCAACATCCGTGACGGCGTCCAGCTCCTCCAGGAGCTGAACGCGTTGGACCCCACGGAGAAGGACGTACGCAAGCGCCTGACCGAGACGGGCCGCAAGCTCGCCCAGCTCCCCGTGGACCCCCGGCTGGCCCGGATGGTGCTGGAGGCCGACAAGAACGGCTGTGCGCGTGAGGTGATGGTGATCGCCGCGGCGCTGTCCATCCAGGACCCGCGCGAGCGCCCCTCCGACAAGCAGACGCAGGCCGACCAGCAGCACGCCCGCTTCAGGGACGAGACCAGCGACTTCCTCGCGTTCCTGAACCTGTGGCGCTACGTCCGCGAGCAGCAGAAGGAGCGGGGCTCCTCCGCCTTCCGCCGCATGTGCAAACAGGAGTTCCTGAACTTCCTGCGCATCCGCGAGTGGCAGGACATCTACACCCAGCTGCGCACGGTGGCGAAGCAGATGGGCATCCACCTGAACGAGGAGGACGCGGCCGACCAGAGCGTCCATGTCTCGCTCCTGGCCGGCCTGCTCTCGCACGTCGGCATGAAGGACGTGAAGGAGACCGGCGGCGAGAGCGGGCGCGCCACCGGCAAGAACGAGTACCTGGGCGCCCGCAACGCCAAGTTCGCGATCTTCCCCGGTTCGGCGCTCTTCAAGAAGCCCCCGCGCTTCGTGATGTCGGCCGAGCTGGTGGAGACCTCCCGCCTCTGGGCGCGGGTCAACGCGAAGATCGAGCCGGAGTGGGTCGAGCCCCTGGCCGGGCACCTCCTGAAGCGGACGTACAGCGAACCGCACTGGGAGAAGGACCAGGCCGCCGTGATGGCGTACGAGAAGGTCACCCTCTACGGCGTGCCGATCGTCGCCCAGCGGAAGGTCAACTACGGGCGCATCGACCCCGAGACGTCCCGCGAACTCTTCATCCGCAACGCCCTCGTGGAGGGCGACTGGCGCACGCACCACAAGTTCTTCGCCGACAACCGCAGGCTGCTGACCGAGGTGGAGGAGCTGGAGCACCGTGCCCGGCGCCGGGACATCCTGGTCGACGACGAGACGCTCTTCGACTTCTACGACCAGCGGGTGCCGGAACACGTCGTGTCCGGAGCGCACTTCGACTCCTGGTGGAAGCACAAGCGCCACGACGAGCCCGAGCTTCTCGACTTCGAGCGTTCGATGCTCATCAACGAGAAGGCGGGGGCCGTCACCAAGGACGACTACCCCGACTCGTGGCGTCAGGGGCGTCTCAAGTTCCGGGTGACGTACCAGTTCGAGCCGGGCGCGGACGCCGACGGCGTGACGGTCCACATCCCGCTCCAGGTCCTGAACCAGGTGACGGACGAGGGCTTCGACTGGCAGATCCCGGGTCTGCGGGAGGACGTCGTGACGGAGCTGATCCGCTCCCTCCCCAAGCCCATCCGCCGCAACTACGTGCCCGCCCCGAACGTCGCGCGGGCCTTCCTCGACCGTGCGGTCCCCCTCCAGGAACCGCTGGCGACGACGATGGCCCGCGAGCTGAAGCGCATGGTCGGTGTCACGCTCACCGCCGACGACTTCGACTGGTCCCGGGTCCCCGACCACCTGAAGATCACTTTCCGGATCGTCGACGAGCGGCGCCGCAAGCTCGCCGAGGACAAGGACCTCCAGGCGCTGCAGCTCCAGCTGAAGCCGAAGGCCCGCAAGGCGATCTCGCAGGCCGCGGCGGCGACGGCGGAGCGCGAGGGCGGCGAGTCCCTGGAGCGCACGGGCCTCACGGACTGGACGATCGGCTCGCTGGCGCGCGTCTTCGAGACGCGCCGGGCGGGCCAGCCGGTCAAGGCCTACCCGGCCCTGGTGGACGACGGCGACACGGTCTCCGTACGCCTCTTCGACACCGAGGCCGAGCAGGCGCAGGCCATGTGGAAGGGCACCCGGCGGCTGATCCTGCGCAACATCCCGGTGAACCCGGGCAAGTTCGCCTCGGACAAGCTGACGAACGCCCAGAAGCTCGCCCTGTCCGCCAATCCGCACGGCACCGTGCAGGCCCTCTTCGACGACTGCGCGACGGCCGCGGCGGACAAGCTGATCGGCGACTTCGGAGGCCCGGCGTGGGACGAGGAGTCGTACCGGAAGCTGTACGACAGGGTGCGCGCCGAGATCGTCGACACGACGGTCCGTACGGTCGGACAGGTGCAGCAGGTGCTGGCCGCCTGGCAGGCCTGTGAGCGCCGTCTGAAGGACGTCAGGAGCCCCGTGCTGCTGGCGAACCTCGCGGACGTGCGGGGGCAGCTCGACGCCCTCGTGAAGCCCGGCTTCGTCACGGCGACCGGTCTGCGCCGGCTGGCCGACCTCATGCGCTATCTGGTGGCCGCGGACCGCCGGCTGCAGCAGATGCCGACCAGCGTCCAGCGGGACACCACCCGGATGGAGAAGGTCCACGAGATGCAGGACGAGTACGCCTGGCTCCTGGAGCAGATGCCGCAGGGCCGTCCGGTACCGCAACAGGTCCTGGACATCCGCTGGATGATCGAGGAGCTGCGGGTCAGCTATTTCGCCCACGCGCTCGGCACGGCGTACCCCGTCTCCGACAAGCGCATCGTGAAGGCGATCGACGCCGCGGCGCCGTAA
- a CDS encoding DUF6274 family protein — protein MAASARHETRALLRAHLSAASGYRHLTRHCPICHRLLRLAMEPAPYGEEDETAAEDESPSRA, from the coding sequence ATGGCGGCATCGGCCCGGCACGAGACGCGCGCCCTGCTCCGCGCCCATCTGTCGGCCGCTTCCGGCTACCGCCATCTGACCCGGCACTGCCCGATCTGCCACCGGCTCCTGAGGCTGGCCATGGAACCCGCTCCGTACGGCGAGGAGGACGAGACGGCGGCCGAGGACGAGAGCCCCTCCAGGGCCTGA
- the bldC gene encoding developmental transcriptional regulator BldC, whose amino-acid sequence MTARTPDAEPLLTPAEVATMFRVDPKTVTRWAKAGKLTSIRTLGGHRRYREAEVRALLAGIPQQRSEA is encoded by the coding sequence ATGACCGCTCGCACCCCTGATGCCGAGCCGCTGCTGACCCCGGCTGAGGTCGCCACCATGTTCCGCGTCGACCCCAAGACGGTCACACGGTGGGCGAAGGCCGGCAAACTTACGTCCATCCGCACGCTCGGCGGGCACCGCCGCTACCGCGAAGCGGAGGTCCGTGCACTGCTTGCGGGCATCCCGCAGCAGCGCAGCGAGGCCTGA
- a CDS encoding Glu/Leu/Phe/Val dehydrogenase dimerization domain-containing protein produces the protein MTDVTDGVLHTLFHSDQGGHEQVVLCQDRASGLKAVIAIHSTALGPALGGTRFYPYASEEEAVADALNLSRGMSYKNAMAGLDHGGGKAVIIGDPDQIKSEALLLAYGRFVASLGGRYVTACDVGTYVADMDVVARESRWTTGRSPENGGAGDSSVLTAYGVFQGMRASAQHLWGDPTLRGRRVGVAGVGKVGHHLVDHLRQDGAEVVVTDVRPDSVQRILDKHPTGVTAVADTEALIRVDGLDIYAPCALGGALNDASVPVLTARIVCGAANNQLAHPGVEKDLADRGILYAPDYVVNAGGVIQVADELHGFDFDRCKAKAAKIFDTTLAIFARAKEDGIPPAAAADRIAEQRMAEARHRG, from the coding sequence GTGACCGACGTAACCGACGGCGTCCTGCACACCCTGTTCCACTCGGATCAGGGGGGTCATGAGCAAGTCGTGCTGTGCCAGGACCGGGCCAGCGGCCTCAAGGCCGTCATCGCCATCCACTCCACCGCCCTGGGCCCCGCCCTCGGCGGGACGCGTTTCTACCCGTACGCGAGCGAGGAGGAGGCCGTCGCCGACGCGCTGAACCTCTCGCGCGGGATGTCGTACAAGAACGCCATGGCCGGTCTCGACCACGGCGGCGGCAAGGCCGTCATCATCGGCGACCCCGACCAGATCAAGAGCGAGGCGCTGCTGCTGGCCTACGGCCGGTTCGTGGCCTCGCTCGGGGGTCGTTACGTCACGGCCTGCGACGTCGGCACCTACGTCGCCGACATGGACGTCGTGGCCCGGGAGTCCCGCTGGACGACCGGCCGTTCGCCGGAGAACGGCGGCGCGGGCGACTCGTCGGTCCTGACCGCCTACGGGGTCTTCCAGGGCATGCGGGCCAGCGCCCAGCACCTGTGGGGCGACCCGACGCTGCGGGGCCGCAGGGTGGGCGTCGCGGGCGTCGGCAAGGTGGGCCACCACCTCGTGGACCACCTGCGCCAGGACGGCGCCGAGGTCGTCGTCACGGACGTGCGGCCGGACTCCGTGCAGCGGATCCTGGACAAGCACCCGACCGGGGTCACCGCCGTCGCCGACACCGAGGCACTGATCCGCGTGGACGGGCTCGACATCTACGCCCCCTGCGCGCTCGGCGGGGCACTGAACGACGCCTCCGTGCCGGTCCTCACGGCGAGGATCGTGTGCGGCGCCGCCAACAACCAGCTCGCGCACCCGGGCGTCGAGAAGGACCTCGCGGACCGCGGGATCCTGTACGCGCCCGACTACGTCGTGAACGCGGGCGGCGTCATCCAGGTCGCCGACGAACTCCACGGTTTCGACTTCGACCGGTGCAAGGCGAAGGCCGCGAAGATCTTCGACACCACGCTGGCCATATTCGCACGTGCGAAGGAGGACGGGATTCCCCCGGCCGCCGCGGCCGACCGGATCGCCGAGCAGCGGATGGCGGAGGCGCGTCACCGCGGCTGA
- a CDS encoding DUF3073 domain-containing protein, which translates to MGRGRAKAKQTKVARQLKYSSGGTDLSRLANELGASTSSQPPNGEPFEDDDEEDDPYAQYADLYNDDDEDEDDQSGPQSQRRGA; encoded by the coding sequence ATGGGGCGCGGCCGGGCAAAGGCCAAGCAGACGAAGGTCGCCCGCCAGCTGAAGTACAGCAGCGGCGGGACTGACCTCTCGCGCCTGGCCAATGAGCTGGGCGCTTCGACTTCGAGCCAGCCGCCGAATGGCGAGCCGTTCGAGGACGACGACGAGGAAGACGACCCGTACGCCCAGTACGCGGATCTCTACAACGACGACGATGAGGACGAGGACGACCAGTCCGGTCCTCAGTCTCAACGTCGCGGCGCTTGA